From Hyla sarda isolate aHylSar1 chromosome 5, aHylSar1.hap1, whole genome shotgun sequence, a single genomic window includes:
- the LOC130274198 gene encoding MORN repeat-containing protein 3-like isoform X1 produces the protein MPLLKTIRSIEPLWRDWDRKAQKSGLRSTMYSGSGDQYTGEWRNNLMHGKGKYVYKKANAIYQGDWICGMRSGYGTYAVKDATTEEYIRVYAGYWMNDKKHGYGTYYYSDDEYYEGGWECGKRSGWGKMLYTNGDIYEGEWHNNKCCGLGMLFLANKNCYEGSWRNGMKHGPGKFYFFDTGRIYDGVWVKDIPKCGTLEDADCSEALNTEKLPIPEVKVANPKEVLEEVQRSILQEEKRKSDAT, from the exons ATGCCACTTCTAAAAACAATAAGGAGCATTGAGCCCCTATGGAGAGACTGGGATAGGAAGGCCCAGAAGTCAGGCCTGAGGAGCACCATGTACAGTGGCAGTGGAGATCAGTACACAGGGGAATGGAGGAATAATCTGATGCATG GTAAAGGCAAATATGTCTACAAAAAGGCCAATGCCATCTACCAAGGAGACTGGATATGTGGGATGAGGAGTGGATATGGGACGTATGCTGTGAAAGACGCCACCACTGAAGAATACATCAGAGTTTATGCTGGATACTGGATGAATGACAAGAAACAT GGATATGGCACTTACTATTACTCAGATGATGAATACTATGAAGGTGGCTGGGAGTGCGGTAAAAGGAGCGGATGGGGCAAGATGCTGTACACCAATGGTGACATCTATGAAGGAGAATGGCATAATAACAAGTGCTGTGGACTTGGAATGCTCTTCTTAG CAAACAAGAATTGCTATGAAGGTTCCTGGAGGAATGGAATGAAGCACGGTCCTGGGAAATTTTACTTTTTTGACACAGGGAGAATCTATGATGGAGTTTGGGTAAAAGATATCCCCAAGTGTGGAACTCTGGAGGACGCTGACTGCTCAGAAGCACTGAACACAGAGAAGCTGCCTATTCCAGAG GTGAAAGTGGCCAACCCCAAAGAAGTCCTTGAGGAAGTTCAAAGGTCCATTCTCcaagaagagaaaagaaaaagtgaCGCCACCTAA
- the LOC130274198 gene encoding MORN repeat-containing protein 3-like isoform X2 produces MPLLKTIRSIEPLWRDWDRKAQKSGLRSTMYSGSGDQYTGEWRNNLMHGKGKYVYKKANAIYQGDWICGMRSGYGTYAVKDATTEEYIRVYAGYWMNDKKHGYGTYYYSDDEYYEGGWECGKRSGWGKMLYTNGDIYEGEWHNNKCCGLGMLFLGRIYDGVWVKDIPKCGTLEDADCSEALNTEKLPIPEVKVANPKEVLEEVQRSILQEEKRKSDAT; encoded by the exons ATGCCACTTCTAAAAACAATAAGGAGCATTGAGCCCCTATGGAGAGACTGGGATAGGAAGGCCCAGAAGTCAGGCCTGAGGAGCACCATGTACAGTGGCAGTGGAGATCAGTACACAGGGGAATGGAGGAATAATCTGATGCATG GTAAAGGCAAATATGTCTACAAAAAGGCCAATGCCATCTACCAAGGAGACTGGATATGTGGGATGAGGAGTGGATATGGGACGTATGCTGTGAAAGACGCCACCACTGAAGAATACATCAGAGTTTATGCTGGATACTGGATGAATGACAAGAAACAT GGATATGGCACTTACTATTACTCAGATGATGAATACTATGAAGGTGGCTGGGAGTGCGGTAAAAGGAGCGGATGGGGCAAGATGCTGTACACCAATGGTGACATCTATGAAGGAGAATGGCATAATAACAAGTGCTGTGGACTTGGAATGCTCTTCTTAG GGAGAATCTATGATGGAGTTTGGGTAAAAGATATCCCCAAGTGTGGAACTCTGGAGGACGCTGACTGCTCAGAAGCACTGAACACAGAGAAGCTGCCTATTCCAGAG GTGAAAGTGGCCAACCCCAAAGAAGTCCTTGAGGAAGTTCAAAGGTCCATTCTCcaagaagagaaaagaaaaagtgaCGCCACCTAA